CTTGTAATACCCTTGCTGAGTAACCCACTGTAAACGCAGTCGAATTTCAATCGTGAGAGCTCGTTGGAACTCAATACGGGAACCGGggttcacgtgggagcgtgaggaccagATGAACCTCAAATACCCTCAACTTTTCCTGTTGACCAACATAATTCGGGTaaaactggtgaatttcgggacgaaattccttttcaagtcggggatgatgtgacacctgaggaaaatccgcaacaatcttcaTTTCTCACTTCACTTctttgtgcttacttgtcaaatttcgggatgaaatttctttcaacttggggatgatgtgacaacccgaactttcaaggttagtaacGTTAATCTCGTGATCGTAATTTCTCACTGATAACTTCGTTAAACTTAAATGTTTATGATAACTTGGTTAGTTATCATGTTGGTATATTTGGGCCACGTATATGTTGGGTTACATACTCACACTTTAAATCCTTACACGATCCGTATCGGCCCAAACTGAACACATGAATAAACCTAGTGGAACTAAGGGCCCAAACCCGCCACCCTTGACCCATTAGTTATAGCAGCCCAAATTGGCAGCTTTGCCGTTAGTTAGGGCGACCCAAGTGGATGGGCTTTAGCCCACCTCGGCAATCAAATAAACCCCCAAACAAATGGGTTAGAATTATGTTGGGCCGAAGAAAGTCAAGTGGATCCACTGAATTGTTATGGGGGCGGCTATTATAGATTGCATATCCACATAATTACGTAACCAAATATTATATCAAACCAAACCCTACCCTCCTCCCAATATCACGCATGGCAAGATGAGACTCTACCCCTTCCCTAATTGCGACGGCAGGCACATCTTTCTTCCCCTCTTGCATCACCTTACACGCACCCTTCCTGTACCCTCTCCATCTCCGACGACCGGAGATGTTTTTCCAGCCCGCAAACCGAGTTCCAGATGGGGACGGTATGGAGAAACACCACAGCAGGTGGCGTCGGAGTGTTACGGTGTCGGCAGGGGAGCTCCGGTAGAGATCCGATAAGCACCGATGACCAACTATGATGACGACCGTGATGAAATCGGTAAGTTGTTTTGGATACTGTTCGGGGTGTTAAATAGTCTTGTGATTCCTAATTTGTACACAATTGATGATTTGGTAAATTAAAGTATGAATATACATACAAGTTTGATGACTGTGTAATGTTTAGAAGAATGTAAATATATGCGATTATAGTATGATATCACCTTGATTTTTACTCGTCTATTGTGGTTTGGGTTAAGTAGTTGGAAACTGTTTGGTGTATATGAGATTTTGTGTTCAGAGTATTTTGCTTCCTTGTGAATTTGATTAAGAAAGTTATGGCAGCCATTATTCACGTGAAACATGCAAGTCCTTGTGAGAACTCAATGATCGGCCAATCATATGTCTCTAGCAGTCAAATTACATTTGTGTGTTATAAGAATTTATAAAGGTTGCATGTGGAGAACTACTGTGCACATTACTTTTTGTCGGCCATTGATTTCATATAGTGCATTAAATTAAATTGTGAAGTAAATTTTGTTATGGAATGATTATTGGGGTATGGGGTATATTTTCAGGTCCCTTAACTACACGTAGGCACCACATCATCTATTTAACCCTCTTTCACGTCACCTCACACCAAGGAAATGGTTTAACCCCATTAACACCCTTTAAATTAAttaacatacatatatatagcaTGTTGTTGTGTGTGTGCAAATTTTTGCAATACTTAATCTCTCTCCATCTCTCTCCTAGTTAACTTTTAACATGTATGAAACCTGAATGCTTGTTATGTAATGGTTATGAATTGTTAGGAGCATATTTAATTTTCATGATTAGTATTATATTACATGCATTACTAGTGTGAAAATGGTGCAATGTGTGCATTGGGTATGTGATCTATATGTTTATGAAACTGATTCTTAATGATAACCATATTAGGACTTGGTTGACCAACTATGAACGTAAATGAATatctagtcttaccgagcaaaccaaggtgagttcactgcacttttctcaagcatgcgtcccggtggtttgggacaactggtaaacctttggaagggaaacattgggtaaataacttaatcggttttggttattgcctggagggcaatgggggtaattagttgatagcgctattaggtgggaaacctcacaccgggccgtaaggacgggcgtgaactaattatctgggtatggctatggttgttagaggcacactcctcggatacatatgggcacactccctagggtatctaacgatggcaacatagcgaacaaggggtaaccactccccggatacacatgggcacactccctagggtatctaacatgagcaacatcgaaacatcaagcATCATAACgacaaacaacatatcgtcttgtaaactgttttactcacatgattgGTAACGCAACTTGGTAAACGAAcgcaaaccttgaactcaccagcgtagtctgacacacttgtttacatgcttgtaggttatcactgaaggaacttgggaacttgccgtctgatgctgctggagtggttgtggtcaagataaacaattacattgatttggttttgatacgttcacacacttatacatttatgcttccgctctatactttggttttggtttaactttcaaacgatacatttctttcagttgggtattttattacattataacttgtgtttgatatgattggtggctctttgttgaatcgttacacctccattagggacacgccctaggtggtaatttgggggtgtgacactctaCCTCAGCGTGGTATGATATTTGGTCCGAGTTGGGGCCTTTGGCCGATTTTCTTTCGCCTAGGGTTATTACAGATGCTGATTTTAGGTTGGAGGATTCGGTGGCCGATGTGCATTCGAATGGTGGTTGGAGTTGGCCTATAGCGTGGCGGGATTTGTTCCCGGTCTTGATTCAGATTGATCAAGTTAGTCTGGATCCGATGAAAAATGATAGGCTTTTATGGAAGGATGGGAATGATCTTAATTGGTTTTCGACGTCTGGGGCTTGGCATTCGTTGCGCCATAGGGAACCGGATGTTGATTGGTGCAAAATCGTGTGGTTCGCTCAGTGTATTCCGAGGCACGCATTCATGATGTGGCTGATTATGAAACGTAAGCTACTTACACAGGATAAAATTCTGCAATGGGATTTGTCTAGAAGGAaaaacatgaatatgatgtgttGCTTATTGTGTTTTGAGAACTTTGATTCCCATCCACACTTGTTCTTTGAATGCAAGTATTCTGCACAGGTGTGGACGCTAATCCGGGATAAGGGGGGTATGAACTCGGTCAGTCCGATATGGTCAGAAGTTGTTCACTGGCTTAATGCTCGTAGTCTTCAGAAGCGGGCGGATATTTATGTGGCTAAGCTCCTCGTTGCGGCTACTGCTTATAATATTTGGCAAGAGAGGAATGCTCGGTTGTTTAAAAATCAACTTAGACCTCCTGAGACGGTTAGTGATGTTATTCTCAAAACAGTGCGATACAAGTTGATGGGAGCTAAGTTGAAGGATACCGTGAGGGTGCGAAAGATTCTTGAAGAATGGGAGATCTATGCGGACGACAAAGACGACGATGGAGGCTGATTAGCTGTGTTTGGTTTTGTTTCTAGATTGTAGTCTAGTGGTTGTTTTCCTTGTCttggttgttttgttttggtttgtTTTTGGTTTGACTTTCATGGGGTGtgtctcatgattgaactagtgtaggctCTCTACACTACTTGTGCTTTTTTtattgtgaatatatagaatcaccggggtaaccctttaccccaaaaaaacaccaataaatgaggcatgggcaccctatacttgacccatagctccaggggacacatgcccatcatccatgatcagttgtaggctGTTGTGTGTTGATCTTGagctcatttttcactataaatagccatgttgtggtcataacattcacacaactcaaacacttctatctgatcattctaagaagctctctagcattctcttctgctctctaagcaagatataacttctgtaagtcgttcatgcccattttggtcttacatttccatagttctagcttataaactcaaccgtcgtaactaacggttgtcataacgataattcacaaatggtccagtgaattgtcggatcaaaagtagttttgagttggtatttatgtgggtaataaacccctaaaagggttccctctgatcaccactctaactatgtcaaatatcgagtcaaacgcgcacttaaaaagtcaacagaaagtcgttttgccattttgtacataatctgtaatgtatatgctatgaaacctgttttgataatcataaaacatgaaaataagtatgtaaacttgtttgcgctcgtttgaatcgaccatttgctatattgacccggttcggagccgaatgttccaaaagtttgacttttgttttgacttcagttctgacccgttttagtgaggtatagatatgccttaggactctcttaggactaggttacatgatggtataaacctctgtgatctgttcatgagttatccgagtcttttgcgcatttccgttaatcgcctaaaagttgaccgtaacgccattttgaaaataaaacgagtatttcggacacgtgaacggaccagaaccttgcttattaaattataagcatgtccttaaagtttcacgtcaatccgaggtctagaatgagagttatgctaaatagcgcggttaaaataaacttttgtaataaaaggcgcaattagcataacacctatctaaaccaagatttcgccaccaaaacttttacccactgttataaaataatattttgggaatttta
This is a stretch of genomic DNA from Helianthus annuus cultivar XRQ/B chromosome 16, HanXRQr2.0-SUNRISE, whole genome shotgun sequence. It encodes these proteins:
- the LOC110944744 gene encoding uncharacterized protein LOC110944744 codes for the protein MKNDRLLWKDGNDLNWFSTSGAWHSLRHREPDVDWCKIVWFAQCIPRHAFMMWLIMKRKLLTQDKILQWDLSRRKNMNMMCCLLCFENFDSHPHLFFECKYSAQVWTLIRDKGGMNSVSPIWSEVVHWLNARSLQKRADIYVAKLLVAATAYNIWQERNARLFKNQLRPPETVSDVILKTVRYKLMGAKLKDTVRVRKILEEWEIYADDKDDDGG